agaattggtatatttctgactagacatggggagtatatttcgatgaaattCGTAATGAAATTACTGTAATaatttccagattgtgatgtaatatgattgtgattgacagattgttcaatctatatctattagtttgtaccagataacgtacaaacatgaccaaatgacacagatcgatgtcagaaaagtggtcagaataactagaatgccgaagtagagtatatcggattgtgattttgcttgattttgtgcttttggCAGAAGGTATAGCATGATcttatctatggtttatagattgacggatagttggagtaaactatctagatactgaaggatatccaggaactgtagtgctggattttggcactagtgacctgatgtcttgtcactttatgaattactgtataatgatagctatcaaacgagtattgagatagccacagataagacattgtacagtgagtactgcagatttccgctgaatgggaatgatattacggtgacatttgagattgaatttgataacagctgatgatattgatttggtatgagctgttgattggtatatacggatattgTATAGCCAGTAATTGCAAGTAATTTGATCAGAAcggtttgatagaatgaattttctgaagtaacctctattatacattccttccttatctgatttgattgtctgtgatttcgaggacgaaatcatatcttagagggggagaaatgtaatgcccgagattttatatcgtgttaaattacgattattgattttaatcgagacaattatgaaagggctaaccgagacacgaaatgagatcgcgtgtgagaTTTGTTGTGCGAGGACCGTAgctctcgcgcacatgcgcgtcatgatgcgcgcacatgcgcaagaTGGACAGaaggccccgcgcatatgcgcgaagtgagtgcgcgcatatgcgcgagcatatgTTACCAAcgtccagagagcctcgcgcatatgcgcggaaggcgtcgcgcatatgcgcgagctgccgagaaatGATGTGCgatgaccagtaggtctcgcgcatatgcgccggttgatgtcgcgcatatgcgcgagacgtgtttcttGAAGGAACGAGCCACGTTTCCTTGAGcatgcatggtatatatatatatatatgtattatatgaATTCATTTCATCATAAGAAGCACGAAAAAAGAGAGAACCGAGGAAGGGAAGCTccaaatccttacgcctttttactttaatccgcccgtctgattttgaatccgacttcagtaccgagttcttatcaacgcaggctacaactggacgtaagttttgttacgtttagacatatTCTGAAATTaagatgttgtcagaattaaatggaattcatatatgatgttcttgacatgttagacatcatagaatcgaaatcagattaaagaatagactgtttatggaattgttatgaatttcagagttgaattagttgagattctatatcagagttgtgttattattcagattatgagttgtactgatactggttatgaattctggtattatatctgtgatgttgagatagacgaggttatcgtgactgtattgttatgccgtcaaaacatcagtagattgatattgatcagattcagtattgattgagattgatcagattcagtaatgatttcgattgtatcgtgatatcattgatatgaattagattgtaccttgttcagatatggatcagattatgtactgatttgagtattgatcagaacagattttgaattgagttatatactgatattgtaattATGcaattgtcattatcagattgatatgggcagacttgacttcgagacttcgtcttcgtcagagggagaagataaatgtataaataaatgttgatcgggattgcacaactcgagttaggtttgacttgagtttcccaaaatcacatactttactttattacattgatatttgcagattatcagattgatatgtttagtctattgaattatagcagagccagagtttgagtctagggcagatcagcctagctagggcagaatcgccgagtctttgtcagaaccgcgtagactctagacttacgctgtatcgatgagcttggatgtagatcgacgtctattgtagatattcgatacagcataccaaagtctaaattagatcgggatccctagattagaataagagatgagtcgagtcttagatatcgagactagaacttgatttacagatttgtattaatttatgtttcgtagattacgattcatgttttatttacagactggtattgatacatgttgtttgattatgctacatgtaataagatataattcatgtttttatgttaattcagttaactgcatgtatacattatttatactgagatttattctctccggagtatccggctgttgtcttgttttgtatgtgtgcatgacgaaaggtgggacatgatcggggtcaagaagatgatgagagaagacgagtttagagtggtgattccggacttattgtagacttggtttaatacttgaaatttagtagtgaaccttagactagtttgaataattgttgtacattattgtacttttatactgagatgtatattagttaaattccattacgttccgcacttatattttaaaaagaaaaatttttagaccctgtttatcttaattgataattaaatctcaaagatgattaagaagatgattagcgtccgggtccccacaatgattgtgattttttttaatttttttgaactaACAGTTAAACgtgaataatttttatttatttcaaatatttttctctctcaatataatatattttacttatttatttaatttacaaaataaataaataactcgGCACTGAATTTAttcaaattaaatatcaaattatccaattcaattcaatatatttaattaattaatattttaaaaaatacgtaacaataattttcaatattaatcaataatcaattttaaaataattttattcattttaaataaatttttttattaaaaaatatatcaattttgttttttgacaatatgtcaaataaaaaaataaacaagagAATTATTTCTATCTGAGAATAAATATGTTAGAATATTTGCAATTAAtttaactttataaaattttaatatatttaatttatagtTATTCTCAATATGTAttgataaatttataaaatcacGAATCaatcacacacatatatataaatatctatgtatatatatttattcaatttaataaaaaatttattcataaTCATGTGCAAAAATTTTGAGTTATAATCAAAATTAAGATAtagattaaataaaattaaacataaaatattatataataattaataaaaaattaaattttaccttttaataataattattatttttaatttatatgtcaataaaataatatctttttattatgtaatataatacaattttattaaaaacttaatgaatataaatttaaatttcatgaaGTTTTGTGACTggatatcaaaatataaaataaacgatttcaataattttgattttaaattattgttaataataataaaaatatgattttaaaaggtccaaataaaaagaaaaatatatagaaaagaaaataatgaaaattttgagtttGTATTATATTATGAGATTCCTTTTTCATTtcattttaataaaaatgaaagTGATTACACGAGTTAAGAAATTTCTCGATTCAGTATATATCCAAATCTTTAGATTAAATCAAACACGTTTTTTGACATTTTATAGTGATATCTTAACCTTTAATTTTTGTACTTTATAGAATTTCATGAAATCGTTAAAAATATATCAAcgttttgaatatatatatactttcgtagaatttttaaaaatcaagtttgaAACTCACTTAACTTTTTAAAACTTTACAAAAATTTATATCGTAGAGGAATAGCtctaaacttttaaatttcataaatatcacTGAAAATCTAGAACCAATACACTCGTACTTACTTCCGGGCTATGATTATACGGGAACGCTCCCGATATTGGGAATTTATAAAAGGAAATAGTTCGTTAGCTCAGCAAAAAGTGGAACTTTATCGAGATTTCAGTACATCTGTACACTCGGATTGGAACACAGTACAATTCAACGAGTAAAAAAAATCTGATACATAAGAATACTCAGCATtcttaaaattaaagaacatTTTTCTGCTTTCTTGATTCATAAGCTAAGTTGGCTGTAGTTAGAGTAATCGATTTCTTTTAACCTTATACAGCATAATATACACTCTGGTAAATCTTCAGCCTTGTTTCCCTGCACAAAATTACACCGAGAATACATTAAAAACCcgaatatttttcttttctttatgtTTCCCTGATTAGGACAAATATATAGAACATCTACCTGTATTGTGAGACCAAAATCAAAGATACAATGTTTGATTCTGTCTCGAAATGTTTCGAAACCTTTTCGAGCAATGTAATTGAATCGGTGGATATCTAAATCGATCTCAAAGTAGTTTTCTTCCTGCAGAGgttttatcataaagttacaTTAAAATTTGAGTTCCTACAGATGTATTCGATGTTCAGAACTCTAAATACCATCCGAGAAACTTTACCGAGAAAAATTCATGCTGAGGACGTGAAAGAATAGGCTTCTCGTTGTAAGCATGCATAAGCTTCCTCTCAGCTCCATTCAACTCAAGATCCTCGATATTCACAACCCCGGCCAAGATTTTTAATCTTTCCCTCACGGGGGCAATTGTATCCATAGGAAAAccttttatcttctctgtttcATTATCGATTATCCTctgatttacaaaaaaaaaagtgcAATGAATACTTGAGAGGACTCTAAGAAAATCGATGAGTAGAATAGAATGAAATGCATATAGAATATAGAGAAGGGCACCTTCTTACCctgaaattttcttgaaatgGAACAGGAAGGCATTTGGAATAATTTTCTGAAAGCTTGAAGTAAAAAACAACATTCATCCCCGGGCCATCGTTCTCGTTTTGGAAGATTGTAGCAGTGTAAAGTGGAATCTGACACGACGTGAAGGGAAAAATATTAGCAGTAATGAAATATGTCTTGTTGTTCAGTTCTTGAGCAGATAGATTCTGTCATACAGCTATGTCCATTTTCAACCTTTTCTCTTTTTCACAATAAGTCTAATGTATACAAAGCATACCTGAAGGTTTACAACAAGAATAGGAGGGACTTCTCCACGTGAATCAATGGCAGGAAGCTCCACAAATTGTGCCACGTGATTAATTTTGCGAGGAGATAAGAATAAGTCTGCTCCAAAAGGAACATATGCATCAAAACTCGAAGCGATCTCTTTCCTTTTATCCCTGTCAAAAGCCATTCGGCGGAATTAATTTCTTCATACTAGAATGTATGTCAGAAATTGTGTACGCTGGTATTGGACAACAGTAATTGCCATTGCTATCTAGTTTGGCTTGTCTTTGTACTACAGCAACCAAGATGTAGTGTTCGGGGATACTGCttagtttaaaagatttaagcTGTAGTTTTATCACTGATCACAGCTTTTAGTTAAACTCAAAACCTTGTAGTTGTCATTGagaaattcattaaaaaaaggaACTAAAACACAGTATGCTCTTACTTATTATAGTTCCTTCCCCGGACTTTAAAGGTATTCGTATCAATCTGCGACCAAGACCCTGGCATTTTCTTCTCTAAAGAGGAACACATTATTTGTGAACCAGCAATCGGTCTTTGTATGATGGGCTTTGTGGATGCTGAGATAGAAAACAGACGAAATCAACAAATTTGAGGGGAAAAAATTCAAATGCTGAAATATACCATCTCAAGAAGAAACACGGCAACAAATCAGATCTCCCGATTCATTGTTATTTTCTTTCTATACTTTCCCAACTGAGGAGACATCTAGTCATCATGATTCATGACATTGCATAGGAAACGAAAAGCCAAAACACTTACATAATAGAGTATTTTCTTGTCCTTCTTTCCGTTTGAAAGACGGAATAAGGGACAGTTTTTTCCTGGTACTTGGACCTCCCGGATTAGGCAATTTTCTCTTTCCATCAAACGACTCATCACAAGCAAGACAAGGAAGTAATGTGTTTGACAGAAATCCACAGCTATGTAAAGTTGAGTTCTGATCAATGTCAGCAGTTTTGTCAACGCATGGGACAGACGATTTCTCCAAACCAGATGGATCCTTCGCCTCATTTTGAGAATCATCGTAATTCAGCTGAGAATCAGAACCAGAATTTTGCGTCACATAGTTTGAGAATCTTGGAGTAACACCAGTAGAGATAGATCCGGCTTGAGATACATCTGCACAAGATTAATCAAGTTTTATGGTAGATATAATTTGCAAGTAGTGGCTTCATAAATATATGGAAAT
The sequence above is a segment of the Primulina tabacum isolate GXHZ01 chromosome 6, ASM2559414v2, whole genome shotgun sequence genome. Coding sequences within it:
- the LOC142549811 gene encoding uncharacterized protein LOC142549811 isoform X2, with protein sequence MGICGSKPKGCVGVKSRLDLQRKRRMQRARRKKTTHCPSNKQNNRVEPSNRTDLSYSNPVFQDSWYDPDSAIDSDCEDEFYSIQDDVSQAGSISTGVTPRFSNYVTQNSGSDSQLNYDDSQNEAKDPSGLEKSSVPCVDKTADIDQNSTLHSCGFLSNTLLPCLACDESFDGKRKLPNPGGPSTRKKLSLIPSFKRKEGQENTLLSSTKPIIQRPIAGSQIMCSSLEKKMPGSWSQIDTNTFKVRGRNYNKDKRKEIASSFDAYVPFGADLFLSPRKINHVAQFVELPAIDSRGEVPPILVVNLQIPLYTATIFQNENDGPGMNVVFYFKLSENYSKCLPVPFQENFRRIIDNETEKIKGFPMDTIAPVRERLKILAGVVNIEDLELNGAERKLMHAYNEKPILSRPQHEFFSEENYFEIDLDIHRFNYIARKGFETFRDRIKHCIFDFGLTIQGNKAEDLPECILCCIRLKEIDYSNYSQLSL
- the LOC142549811 gene encoding uncharacterized protein LOC142549811 isoform X1, translating into MGICGSKPKGCVGVKSRLDLQRKRRMQRARRKKTTHCPSNKQNNRVEPSNRTDLSYSNPVFQGNADSWYDPDSAIDSDCEDEFYSIQDDVSQAGSISTGVTPRFSNYVTQNSGSDSQLNYDDSQNEAKDPSGLEKSSVPCVDKTADIDQNSTLHSCGFLSNTLLPCLACDESFDGKRKLPNPGGPSTRKKLSLIPSFKRKEGQENTLLSSTKPIIQRPIAGSQIMCSSLEKKMPGSWSQIDTNTFKVRGRNYNKDKRKEIASSFDAYVPFGADLFLSPRKINHVAQFVELPAIDSRGEVPPILVVNLQIPLYTATIFQNENDGPGMNVVFYFKLSENYSKCLPVPFQENFRRIIDNETEKIKGFPMDTIAPVRERLKILAGVVNIEDLELNGAERKLMHAYNEKPILSRPQHEFFSEENYFEIDLDIHRFNYIARKGFETFRDRIKHCIFDFGLTIQGNKAEDLPECILCCIRLKEIDYSNYSQLSL